The region GTCTGCGACACGGCCGTTCGGATCAGGCAATCGGGGATCATCGAGGTCAAGGGCTTCGCCCAGCAGCAGGTCCGAGCCGACATGGGCGTCTGGAAGGGCTACCTGACCGTACGCGGCCAGAACCTGGCCGAGGCATACACCAGGCTGGAATCCGAGATGAGCCAAGTTCTCGACCACCTCAAACGGCTCGGCTTTTCCACGGATGCGGTGGCCGTCGAACCGGCCATGACCACAACCCTGTACCGGATGAACGATTCGGGCTTCCAGACCAATCAGGTCGAGGGGTACCAACTCCAGCAATTCGTGGAGGTCGGCTCCGGAGAGGTGGAAAAAATTGCCACCCTGGCCACCGAGGCCGCCGGACTGGTCAAGACGGGCATGGAGTTCATATCCCTCCAACCCGAATTCTATGTGTCATTTCTGGAAGAAATCAAGCTCGGCCTCATCGCCCAGGCCACCAAGGACGCCCTGAACCGGGCCGGACAGTTCGCCGAGGGCGGAAATGTCAGGGTCGGGGCTCTGCGCTCGGCCACCCAGGGGGTTTTCCAGGTCACGCCGGTCAACTCCATGGACGTTTCGGGCTATGGCATCTACGACACCAGGACCATCGAGAAGAGCGTCAAGGCCGTGGTTACGGCCCATTTCGCCATCGAAACCGGAGCATAGGGCCCGGGAAACGAAAGGATCGTGGCCATATGAAGATTCTCATCACCGACGACAGCGCCTTCATGCGCACCTATCTGGAGCGAATTCTCCAGGAGTACGGCCGGTGCCACACGGCCTCCAACGGCCGTGAGGGTCTGGACG is a window of Deltaproteobacteria bacterium DNA encoding:
- a CDS encoding SIMPL domain-containing protein, which gives rise to VCDTAVRIRQSGIIEVKGFAQQQVRADMGVWKGYLTVRGQNLAEAYTRLESEMSQVLDHLKRLGFSTDAVAVEPAMTTTLYRMNDSGFQTNQVEGYQLQQFVEVGSGEVEKIATLATEAAGLVKTGMEFISLQPEFYVSFLEEIKLGLIAQATKDALNRAGQFAEGGNVRVGALRSATQGVFQVTPVNSMDVSGYGIYDTRTIEKSVKAVVTAHFAIETGA